Proteins encoded in a region of the Wolbachia endosymbiont (group A) of Anomoia purmunda genome:
- a CDS encoding type I glyceraldehyde-3-phosphate dehydrogenase encodes MTIRVGINGLGRIGRGVLRAIFEIEEYSKQIEVVAVNGSLSAKQHAHLIKYDSVHGKFSGDIDFNESQNWISINGKKFSLYRERNPENIPWNVDVILECTGAFNKREEAIRHNAEKVIVSAPVPDADVTIVYGVNNDMLEKEHKVISAGSCTTNCLAPIVKVLHSSLGIKSGFMTTIHAYTNDQNVLDGNHKDLRRARACGLSMVPTTTGAAKTIGSVIPELKGKLDGTAVRVPVSNVSMVDFKFTTDKKATVEEINEIFKDAALSSTSFQRVTLESNFWIPVSATRMTSEGTRMTEGSPMSNVLSICVEPLVSIDFVHNPYSAIVDLTGTYITGDICRVAAWYDNEWAFSLRMLDIALLSHSKV; translated from the coding sequence ATGACGATTCGTGTAGGAATTAATGGTCTGGGTAGAATAGGCAGAGGCGTATTGCGTGCTATTTTCGAAATAGAAGAATATAGCAAACAAATAGAAGTTGTAGCTGTGAATGGATCGCTCAGTGCAAAGCAGCATGCACATTTGATTAAATATGATTCTGTTCATGGCAAATTCAGTGGTGATATTGATTTTAATGAGTCTCAAAATTGGATTTCTATAAATGGCAAAAAGTTTTCTTTATATAGAGAACGGAATCCTGAAAATATTCCTTGGAATGTTGATGTAATACTTGAATGTACTGGTGCATTCAACAAACGTGAAGAAGCAATAAGGCACAATGCAGAGAAAGTAATTGTCTCTGCTCCAGTTCCGGATGCTGATGTCACTATAGTTTATGGTGTGAATAACGATATGCTCGAAAAAGAGCATAAAGTGATATCAGCAGGTTCTTGCACTACAAATTGCCTTGCTCCGATTGTGAAAGTCCTACACTCCAGTTTAGGTATAAAAAGCGGTTTTATGACTACTATACATGCCTACACGAATGATCAAAATGTTCTTGATGGTAATCATAAAGATTTGCGTAGAGCAAGGGCTTGCGGACTATCTATGGTGCCAACTACAACCGGGGCAGCAAAAACAATTGGTTCTGTCATCCCTGAATTAAAAGGAAAGCTAGATGGCACTGCCGTCAGAGTTCCAGTTAGCAATGTTTCTATGGTTGATTTTAAATTTACGACTGATAAGAAAGCGACCGTTGAAGAAATCAATGAAATATTTAAGGATGCAGCTCTCTCCTCTACGTCATTCCAGCGCGTGACGCTGGAATCTAATTTCTGGATCCCAGTGTCAGCTACTCGGATGACATCAGAGGGTACTAGGATGACAGAGGGTTCTCCAATGTCAAATGTACTTTCTATATGCGTGGAACCTTTAGTCTCAATAGATTTTGTGCATAACCCTTATAGTGCAATTGTGGATTTAACTGGTACATATATTACAGGTGATATATGCAGGGTTGCAGCGTGGTATGACAATGAGTGGGCTTTTTCACTGAGAATGTTAGACATAGCATTATTGAGCCATAGTAAAGTATGA
- a CDS encoding HK97 family phage prohead protease, whose product MNKKFLYSPLSIKSIGENGVFSGYASVFNIIDKQNDLILPGSFKKNLNRNKIKLLWQHNPDEPIGSIIDIYENDVGLYITAHLLLGIQKAEEVYLMLKTGAINGLSIGYIPIEYDVDHKSGARVLKQVELWEVSLVTFPANLAAQVINVKNQNNEQEVLARAIGKANAVLTDMCISA is encoded by the coding sequence ATGAATAAGAAATTTCTCTATTCACCATTGTCAATAAAAAGCATAGGAGAAAACGGTGTATTTTCTGGTTATGCTAGCGTTTTTAATATAATTGATAAACAAAATGATCTGATATTGCCTGGATCATTTAAGAAAAATTTAAACAGAAATAAAATAAAACTCCTTTGGCAGCATAATCCTGACGAACCTATAGGTAGTATCATAGATATTTATGAAAACGATGTTGGCCTGTATATAACCGCACATTTACTTTTGGGTATTCAGAAAGCAGAAGAAGTGTATTTGATGCTCAAAACTGGAGCAATTAACGGACTTTCCATCGGCTATATACCTATAGAGTATGATGTTGATCATAAAAGCGGAGCTAGAGTGTTAAAACAAGTGGAATTATGGGAAGTCAGTTTGGTCACTTTTCCTGCAAACTTAGCTGCTCAGGTAATCAATGTGAAAAATCAGAACAATGAACAGGAAGTGTTAGCAAGAGCGATAGGAAAAGCAAATGCTGTACTTACAGACATGTGTATTTCTGCTTAA